The uncultured Desulfatiglans sp. DNA window CCAGCGGGCGGACTCGCCCTAGGGGGTATAGAGCACCACCAGGAGTTCGGCCCGCACTTCGCTCAGATTCCTGAGCTTGTGCACGATGGACGAATCGAAGTGGACGTTTTGCCCCGGGGCGAGGACATTCCGGTTCTCGCCCACCATGACCTCCACCTCTCCCTGAAGCACGTAGACGAACTCTTCACCGGGGTGCTGGTAGCTGACGCCCTTGTGCTCCGATCGCGGATCGATGAAGATCCGGAAGGCCTTCAGGTGCTTGTGCCGAGCCTCGGGGGTCAGGTTTTCGTAGGTGTAGTCCTCCGTGCGTTTGCGGTAGTCTTCCGCGGACTGTTCGTCCGCCCGCTTCTTCTCCTCCTTCAGGAGGATGCTGGAATCGACCTCGAGGGCCTTCGAAAGCTGGAGAATCACCGCGACCGGGGGGATGACCTCCCCCTTCTCGACCTGGGAGATGTATTTGGGCGCCAGCCCCGTCTCGTTGCCGAGATGTTTGAGGGTCAGGCCTTTTTTCTTCCGCAGCGCCGCGAGGCGCTTGCCGAAAGGCTTGCTCGACTGTTCTTGCGGCATGGGGTTTCCCTCCCTTGAATCCGTTTACGGGTATTGAGCCGAAGGCCCCGCCACATCCGCATCAGGGCCTCAAACCACCGGTCCGTCCGGCCGATCTCCATTTTCGGATTTCTTGAAAACCTTGAACATCTGAAAGACAAAGCCTGCCAGAAGGGCAAGACTGATCAGGATCATCAGGTTGGACGCGAAAAAGGTCATGACAAAGGAAAAGGGGTCGTTCAAATGGTAGGCAGCGATGAGAACATAGACGCCGAAGAGGAGGAAAAACAGCGCCGCCAATGCCATCACGCCCTGACGCAGCCACCAGAGACCTTTATGCATGGAAGCCCTCCCCGGCCGCCCTGCGCATGCCCATTCGCTTCCAACCCGGAAATGAGGATTTTGGGGCAATATCAGGGCGATCAGGCCTCTGCGCGGAGGCGGCCCGTCGGTCGCCGCGCAAGCGAACGTGCAGATCGACGCAGGGATTGGGCCAAAAGACCATCGCCGGATGCAAACCAGCGATGAACGGGACTTCACCCGATCGAGGGCCTCCGCTAGATCTGAAGGTGCGGCAGGACAAGGTCGTCACAGGCGGAATAGGGATCGAGCGACCCGTCGGCGATTCGATCCACCGCCTGATCGAATTCACCCGAGGCGATCAGGCGCCCGATCATCTCCTCGACCAGCCGATCCTTGATCAGCTGAGCCAGTTCCTCGCGCACATACCTTCGTTGCTGCCGGAACCGCAGGGTCCCGCACGTCTCTTCGATGTAAGCCCGGTGCCGGTCGATCGCCTCGATCAGCTCTACCACCCCTTCGTCGAAGACCGCCTGGGCCTTGAGGATGGGGGGTTTCCAGCGGCCCTCGGCGTACTTCTTCTGGTCCATGTCGATCATCAGCCGAAGGTCCGTCATGGTCTTGTCGGCCCCGTCCCGATCGGCCTTGTTGATCAGAAAGATGTCGCCCACCTCGAGGATCCCCGCCTTGATGGCCTGGATGTCGTCCCCCATCCCCGGAATCACGACGATCACCGTCGTG harbors:
- a CDS encoding Cupin domain protein gives rise to the protein MPQEQSSKPFGKRLAALRKKKGLTLKHLGNETGLAPKYISQVEKGEVIPPVAVILQLSKALEVDSSILLKEEKKRADEQSAEDYRKRTEDYTYENLTPEARHKHLKAFRIFIDPRSEHKGVSYQHPGEEFVYVLQGEVEVMVGENRNVLAPGQNVHFDSSIVHKLRNLSEVRAELLVVLYTP
- a CDS encoding conserved hypothetical protein (Evidence 4 : Unknown function but conserved in other organisms), which translates into the protein MHKGLWWLRQGVMALAALFFLLFGVYVLIAAYHLNDPFSFVMTFFASNLMILISLALLAGFVFQMFKVFKKSENGDRPDGPVV
- a CDS encoding hypothetical protein (Evidence 5 : Unknown function), whose amino-acid sequence is MVFWPNPCVDLHVRLRGDRRAASAQRPDRPDIAPKSSFPGWKRMGMRRAAGEGFHA
- a CDS encoding putative enzyme (Evidence 3 : Putative function from multiple computational evidences; Product type e : enzyme), whose product is MKEIVEKVIAGDVRTVARLIRDIDDRMPHVRDILKALYPYTGRAYVIGITGAPGVGKSTLVDRMVSHLRQREKTVGVLAVDPTSPFSGGAILGDRVRMQRHSMDKGVFIRSLATRGHFGGVTQSTRSAIDVLDAMGKDYIIVETVGVGQDEVDVVKSAHTTVIVVIPGMGDDIQAIKAGILEVGDIFLINKADRDGADKTMTDLRLMIDMDQKKYAEGRWKPPILKAQAVFDEGVVELIEAIDRHRAYIEETCGTLRFRQQRRYVREELAQLIKDRLVEEMIGRLIASGEFDQAVDRIADGSLDPYSACDDLVLPHLQI